In Toxoplasma gondii ME49 chromosome VIII, whole genome shotgun sequence, a single genomic region encodes these proteins:
- a CDS encoding rhoptry kinase family protein ROP46, putative (encoded by transcript TGME49_230470), with protein sequence MNYLGLCVTREKKGCTTGNVYMFTPLLQGDIRRVAVQHPSQCISGELVLKEMAASLKVLHDAGLVHGDVKEQNFFVGRDGHVVIADFGALGYPGCSLEAGTLGYIAPERLVNDNANSFASDIWALGVTFKNVLTALRATVRADREVLDGLSNRMTASDPAARPSVDDVLLDPCLSAPPSLASHDVAPFTPDAFGYYCLTGATNTSD encoded by the exons ATGAATTATCTGGGTCTCTGTGTAACGAGGGAAAAGAAA GGATGCACGACGGGCAACGTATACATGTTCACGCCCCTTTTGCAGGGAGACATCAGGCGGGTCGCCGTTCAGCATCCTTCTCAGTGCATCAGCGGCGAGCTTGTCCTGAAGGAAATGGCGGCGTCGCTGAAGGTTCTCCATGATGCGGGCCTTGTTCACGGCGATGTAAAGGAGCAAAACTTTTTTGTGGGGAGAGATGGCCACGTAGTGATTGCTGACTTCGGTGCCCTAGGCTACCCTGGTTGTAGTTTAGAAGCTGGTACCCTAGGCTACATTGCACCGGAGCGACTTGTCAACGACAACGCAAACTCTTTTGCCTCAGACATATGGGCTCTCGGAGTGACTTTCAAAAACGTGTTAACTGCCTTACGCGCTACAGTCCGAGCAGACCGGGAAGTGTTAGATGGATTGTCAAACCGGATGACCGCTTCCGATCCTGCTGCTCGTCCATCAGTGGACGACGTGCTGTTAGacccctgtctctccgcccCGCCCAGTCTCGCAAGCCACGATGTTGCACCGTTCACTCCCGATGCTTTTGGTTATTATTGTTTGACTGGAGCGACCAATACATCAGATTAA
- a CDS encoding hypothetical protein (encoded by transcript TGME49_230480~Predicted trans-membrane domain (TMHMM2.0):110-133:142-165), producing MPVFAHRSTRSLSLEFPVARSQYSPQTWPPLHHTEFDFCAAARTFTAVDASIHTASRVWFLLGQSTQKGLFCGRFSACVFSAADSTMSCDEVIRRTTSLAVPTPPSQNEKLSYILLGILNCFLFGVGMIVLGAMKNDTPDVLIGVFQLVIPFVGWVWAVIWGVLIVLKALK from the coding sequence ATGCCCGTATTCGCTCATCGGTCCACGCGAAGTCTATCACTGGAATTTCCTGTGGCACGCAGCCAGTACTCGCCGCAAACTTGGCCGCCCTTACATCACACCGAATTTGATTTTTGTGCAGCAGCTCGAACTTTCACAGCTGTTGACGCGTCCATACACACTGCGTCACGCGTTTGGTTTCTACTGGGACAATCCACGCAGAAAGGGCTTTTCTGCggtcgtttttctgcttgcgTCTTTTCTGCTGCCGACTCCACCATGTCGTGCGACGAAGTGATCCGCCGGACGACAAGCCTGGCCGTGCCCACGCCCCCGAGCCAGAATGAGAAATTGTCGTACATTCTGCTTGGAATTCTGAATTGCTTCCTTTTTGGTGTCGGTATGATTGTTCTGGGTGCCATGAAGAACGACACTCCTGATGTTCTCATCGGCGTCTTCCAGCTAGTTATTCCTTTTGTTGGCTGGGTCTGGGCCGTTATCTGGGGTGTCCTCATTGTTCTCAAGGCTCTGAAGTAG